The Abditibacteriaceae bacterium genome includes a region encoding these proteins:
- a CDS encoding rhamnogalacturonan lyase yields the protein MLAIMSSLVSSANAQVQPPATNAPRQMENLGRGVVALRQADGNVFVSWRMLGTDADNVAFNLYRSGTDGKVVKLNTQPLGGATNFLDTAANAAESLSYFVRVVANGREGVPSSAFMLAADATKPYLSVPLQTPEGYTPNDASVGDLDGDGEYEIVLHQTGRGKDNSQSGETDPPVLQGYKLNGKLLWTINLGKNIREGAHYTQFLVFDFDGDGRSEIVCKTADGTTDALGKVVGDPKANYVDAGGRILSGPEYLTIFDGLSGAALDTTKYVPGRHPDTENPTGDQMKAVWGDGYGNRGDRFLACVAYLDGVHPSIVMCRGYYTRTVLAAWDWRGDKLTKRWVFDTNDEGNGKYAGQGNHNLSVADVDNDGRDEIIYGKMTIDDDGKGLYSTGIGHGDAIHVSDLDPSRPGLEVFSIQEPYGDAGLHMFDARTGEILWKVPPGAAGNDKEGPARGVSLDIDPRYPGFESWGAGAGMWGKIYDAKGTLIVDGKVAPPVNMGIYWDGDLLSETLDGTVIGKWDYLNGKMAPPLLEAKAFDAASNNGSKANPSLSADILGDWREEVIWRTTDNKELRIFSSAIPTQYRFRTLMHDPVYRLSVAWQNVGYNQPPHVGFYIGPDMKAPPRPNIVLVAGTNR from the coding sequence GTGCTGGCAATAATGTCGTCACTCGTTTCCAGTGCAAATGCGCAGGTACAGCCACCTGCCACGAATGCACCTCGTCAGATGGAAAACTTGGGTCGCGGAGTTGTAGCCTTGCGACAAGCAGACGGCAACGTTTTCGTCAGCTGGCGAATGCTCGGCACCGATGCGGATAATGTTGCATTCAATCTTTACCGCTCTGGCACCGACGGTAAAGTAGTCAAGCTCAACACGCAACCTCTAGGCGGAGCAACAAACTTCCTCGACACTGCTGCAAATGCCGCCGAAAGTCTTTCCTACTTTGTGCGGGTTGTCGCCAATGGCCGGGAAGGCGTGCCAAGCAGTGCTTTTATGCTCGCAGCCGATGCCACCAAACCCTATTTATCAGTTCCCTTGCAAACGCCGGAAGGTTACACGCCTAACGATGCCTCCGTTGGTGATTTGGATGGCGATGGTGAGTACGAAATTGTGCTCCATCAAACCGGGCGAGGAAAAGATAATTCGCAGAGCGGCGAAACCGACCCGCCCGTATTACAGGGCTACAAGCTTAACGGCAAGTTACTGTGGACGATTAACCTCGGTAAAAACATTCGCGAAGGCGCCCACTACACGCAGTTTCTGGTATTCGATTTCGACGGCGACGGACGCTCGGAAATCGTCTGCAAGACTGCCGATGGCACTACAGATGCTTTGGGTAAAGTAGTCGGCGACCCTAAAGCGAACTACGTTGACGCCGGAGGCCGCATTCTGTCGGGGCCAGAATACCTCACGATTTTCGATGGTCTTTCCGGCGCAGCACTCGATACAACGAAGTATGTTCCCGGTCGCCATCCTGATACGGAGAATCCAACCGGAGACCAGATGAAAGCCGTTTGGGGCGATGGTTATGGAAACCGTGGAGATCGTTTTCTGGCGTGTGTGGCCTATCTCGATGGAGTTCATCCGAGCATTGTAATGTGCCGTGGCTATTACACGCGCACTGTTTTAGCGGCGTGGGACTGGCGCGGCGACAAGCTCACCAAACGGTGGGTCTTCGACACCAACGATGAAGGGAATGGAAAATATGCAGGGCAGGGCAACCATAACCTGAGCGTTGCCGATGTTGATAATGATGGCCGCGACGAAATCATCTATGGCAAGATGACTATCGATGACGATGGTAAAGGTTTGTATTCGACCGGCATCGGGCATGGCGACGCTATTCATGTTTCCGATCTTGATCCCTCGCGCCCCGGCCTCGAAGTCTTTAGTATTCAGGAACCTTATGGCGACGCCGGTTTACACATGTTCGATGCACGCACCGGCGAAATCTTATGGAAAGTTCCACCGGGCGCCGCTGGTAACGATAAAGAAGGCCCGGCGCGTGGTGTTTCTCTCGACATCGACCCGCGCTATCCTGGCTTTGAAAGTTGGGGCGCAGGCGCTGGAATGTGGGGAAAAATATATGACGCCAAAGGCACTCTCATTGTGGATGGGAAAGTTGCTCCGCCGGTCAACATGGGCATCTACTGGGATGGCGATCTGCTCAGCGAAACTCTTGATGGAACTGTTATCGGTAAGTGGGATTATTTGAACGGCAAAATGGCGCCGCCGTTGCTGGAAGCTAAAGCATTCGATGCTGCCTCGAATAACGGAAGCAAAGCGAATCCTTCTCTCTCGGCGGACATCTTGGGCGATTGGCGCGAAGAAGTCATCTGGCGCACGACGGACAATAAAGAACTGCGAATTTTTTCTTCAGCAATTCCGACTCAATACCGTTTCCGTACCTTGATGCACGATCCGGTTTACCGCTTAAGTGTTGCGTGGCAGAACGTCGGCTATAATCAGCCACCGCACGTAGGTTTCTATATCGGCCCGGACATGAAAGCACCGCCACGTCCCAACATCGTTCTGGTAGCTGGAACAAATCGGTAA
- a CDS encoding Gfo/Idh/MocA family oxidoreductase, translating to MRIGFLGGNGHHYLRHAVSASPHDFTIAVAGDGFDNDSAKSFAGRLPSAAWFDDAQRLLDEFQPDAVSIGAVYGHNGELAALALERDIAVVSDKPIAATWSQLERLRQLTENRVRILLTEFPFRSQSEFRAARQVVVDGTLGEVALVTAQKSYRFGASRPNWYARRCDYAGTMLWVASHGIDAVRFCGGQAFKRVVGIQGNLSRPDYAGMEDHCVAMFELANGGSAVVHADFLRPSGAASHGDDRLRIAGSKGVVEVRDGRCLLMLGDTPEADITDSVVVQPIQHELLAAVRGAKCDWYSTADSLAVAEILLHARDGADERSWKSLQ from the coding sequence ATGCGAATCGGCTTTCTGGGTGGTAACGGTCATCATTACTTGCGTCATGCCGTCAGCGCTTCACCGCACGATTTTACTATCGCCGTCGCTGGCGATGGCTTTGACAACGACTCTGCAAAGAGCTTTGCCGGGCGACTTCCCTCTGCCGCGTGGTTCGACGACGCGCAAAGGTTGCTTGATGAATTTCAGCCCGATGCCGTCAGCATTGGCGCGGTTTATGGCCACAACGGCGAACTGGCCGCTCTCGCGTTGGAACGTGACATTGCGGTTGTCAGCGATAAGCCGATTGCGGCCACATGGTCGCAGCTCGAACGCCTGCGGCAACTGACCGAAAATAGAGTGCGCATCTTGCTCACAGAATTTCCGTTTCGGTCGCAGTCAGAATTTCGTGCCGCACGACAGGTCGTTGTTGATGGCACTCTTGGAGAGGTCGCGCTGGTGACGGCGCAGAAAAGCTACCGTTTCGGTGCGTCCCGTCCCAACTGGTACGCGCGCCGGTGTGATTACGCAGGTACCATGCTGTGGGTCGCATCTCATGGAATCGATGCGGTTCGTTTCTGTGGTGGTCAGGCATTTAAGCGCGTCGTCGGCATTCAGGGGAATTTGTCGCGCCCCGATTACGCCGGAATGGAAGACCACTGTGTTGCCATGTTTGAGCTGGCAAACGGTGGTAGTGCTGTTGTGCACGCCGATTTCTTGCGTCCCTCGGGTGCAGCCTCGCACGGAGATGATCGGCTGCGGATTGCCGGCAGCAAAGGTGTCGTCGAAGTGCGCGATGGACGATGCCTGCTGATGTTGGGCGACACGCCCGAAGCTGATATCACCGATTCGGTCGTGGTGCAGCCGATTCAGCACGAGTTGCTCGCGGCGGTGCGTGGCGCAAAGTGCGATTGGTACTCTACGGCAGATTCTCTCGCCGTTGCCGAAATACTTCTTCATGCCCGCGATGGCGCCGATGAACGAAGTTGGAAAAGTCTGCAATAG
- a CDS encoding DUF6785 family protein, producing the protein MSTVISTQAINLGSDENSAPNRISARVVLLCLALAVFFGYVIPIVDVKLSNTFMGAQHLPPSAVGVLLVLLLVMNPLLRLLSKRFAFSRTEILTVYISCLFSTLVPGHGGEAFFISQVLGPFYYATRDNGWINLWQEHLPSWMTPALQGDGGTYGTQGRKVVEGWFNGLPAGEAIPWGAWTVPLVAWSLLIFAMYGALACLSVMLRAQWGEREALAFPLLRLPLEMTQDVDHPDEHGAIGRFFRNPLLWIGVSIAVFIQMMNGLHLYFPDVPIVPLSIDMWPMLQEAPWNQIGSVPIFVWPIVVGITYLLTTEVSLSLWFFYWFMKFQLMGAYFLGFSPGTSPAGLQAWGKAFTSYERIGAYIAYVLLVLWTGREHFKHIARRAFGREKASEGEHREALSYPVAFWGFLLCSAFIVAWGAASGVRADIALAIWLLALVMLIGLTRLVVEGGILLMTANWMPLGMLGQIFNAGPGTWLSPQNGIIQGNFMSSALVADPRAFSMPSFVQSFKLAYDYKIPGRALLRLIFVVMFITFAMSCWMRIRMGYEHGALTMGSWYFVKVGSQFPGWYSSDLINGVQSATWANGVWMGLGALMTYGLMVARSRLLWFPLHPIGLLLSLTWAMEQIWFSVFLGWLVKTLITRFGGVASSRKATPFFLGLALGDIAMILFWLIVDGSLGRMGHHLTPD; encoded by the coding sequence ATGTCAACTGTTATAAGCACGCAGGCCATTAATTTAGGAAGTGATGAAAACAGTGCACCGAATCGCATTTCTGCGCGTGTGGTTTTGTTGTGTTTGGCTCTTGCGGTTTTCTTCGGTTACGTCATTCCGATTGTCGACGTCAAACTTTCCAATACCTTTATGGGAGCGCAGCACTTGCCGCCAAGCGCTGTCGGTGTGCTGCTTGTTTTGCTGCTGGTGATGAATCCGCTGTTGCGCCTCCTTTCGAAGCGCTTTGCGTTTTCGCGCACCGAAATTCTCACCGTTTACATCTCCTGTTTGTTTTCTACGCTTGTGCCGGGGCATGGCGGCGAGGCGTTTTTCATCTCGCAAGTCTTAGGGCCGTTTTACTACGCAACACGGGATAACGGTTGGATAAATTTGTGGCAGGAACATCTTCCGTCATGGATGACGCCCGCGCTTCAAGGCGACGGCGGAACTTACGGCACGCAGGGCCGCAAAGTTGTCGAAGGCTGGTTCAATGGCTTGCCTGCCGGAGAAGCGATTCCGTGGGGCGCGTGGACAGTCCCGCTCGTTGCGTGGAGTTTGCTTATCTTCGCTATGTATGGCGCGCTCGCGTGCCTTTCCGTTATGCTGCGCGCGCAGTGGGGCGAGCGCGAAGCCCTCGCGTTTCCGCTTCTTCGCTTGCCGCTCGAAATGACGCAGGATGTCGATCATCCCGATGAACACGGCGCTATCGGTCGGTTCTTCCGCAATCCGCTCTTGTGGATTGGCGTAAGCATCGCCGTCTTTATTCAAATGATGAACGGGCTGCATTTGTATTTTCCCGATGTGCCCATTGTGCCGCTCTCGATTGATATGTGGCCTATGTTGCAGGAAGCGCCCTGGAATCAGATTGGTTCCGTCCCGATTTTTGTTTGGCCTATCGTCGTTGGCATTACCTATCTCCTGACAACTGAAGTCTCCCTTTCTCTGTGGTTCTTTTATTGGTTTATGAAGTTCCAGCTTATGGGCGCTTATTTTCTGGGGTTTTCGCCTGGGACGTCGCCTGCTGGCTTACAAGCATGGGGGAAAGCATTCACCAGTTACGAACGCATTGGAGCGTATATCGCGTATGTGCTTTTGGTTCTCTGGACAGGCCGCGAACATTTCAAGCACATCGCGCGGCGCGCTTTTGGCCGCGAGAAGGCCAGTGAAGGCGAACATCGGGAGGCGTTGTCGTATCCGGTTGCGTTCTGGGGTTTCCTGCTTTGTTCTGCCTTCATTGTCGCGTGGGGCGCTGCTTCTGGCGTGCGTGCGGATATTGCTCTTGCTATTTGGCTCTTAGCGCTAGTGATGCTGATTGGTCTCACGCGCCTGGTGGTCGAGGGCGGCATCTTGCTGATGACGGCCAACTGGATGCCTTTAGGTATGCTGGGCCAGATTTTTAATGCGGGGCCGGGGACATGGCTGTCGCCCCAGAATGGAATTATTCAGGGCAACTTCATGAGCAGTGCACTTGTCGCCGACCCGCGCGCCTTCTCGATGCCGTCATTCGTGCAAAGCTTCAAACTCGCTTACGACTACAAAATTCCCGGACGCGCGCTACTACGACTCATCTTCGTCGTGATGTTCATCACCTTCGCCATGAGTTGCTGGATGCGCATTCGCATGGGTTACGAACATGGCGCGCTGACGATGGGAAGTTGGTACTTTGTGAAAGTTGGCTCGCAGTTTCCCGGTTGGTACTCCAGCGATTTAATCAACGGCGTGCAAAGCGCGACTTGGGCCAACGGCGTTTGGATGGGTCTGGGGGCTCTAATGACTTACGGCTTAATGGTCGCACGCAGCCGTTTACTGTGGTTTCCCCTCCATCCTATTGGTTTGCTGCTCAGCCTGACATGGGCAATGGAGCAAATCTGGTTTTCCGTCTTTCTAGGCTGGCTTGTTAAGACACTCATTACGCGCTTCGGTGGAGTAGCAAGCTCGCGCAAAGCGACGCCGTTCTTCCTCGGTCTTGCTCTGGGCGATATCGCAATGATTCTATTCTGGCTCATCGTCGATGGTTCGCTGGGCCGCATGGGACACCACTTAACACCGGACTGA
- a CDS encoding family 43 glycosylhydrolase: MNLLTHSKYGRIRLRLSLTLVFLIGFFACKQANTAVLQGEHQWIHDPSQIVKCNGKYFVYYTGDNLPMRYSTDLTTWKTGKSVFDKVPDWVRQSVPLAKSDFVWAPDIIFLNNRYYLYYSFSTFGSKVSLIGLVTNPTLDPESPNYKWKDEGLVYSSNKDTPYNAIDPALTFDDRGDLWMSFGSWSREGLHLVKLDKTSGKPSGPLQLISAPNREGPEAPYIYSRNGYYYLFFNDGFCCRGMNSTYRIIIGRAKSITGPYLDKAGKELAKGGGTLFLGSDGVEIGPGHIGILSEMGVDRFSFHYYDSRSNGVPTLGLQTLTWDANGWPSPAKDLEPGRYAIISKASGLALGVRDLSSKEGTPVDQFALNFSAFQSWNVSLVGDGYFSIGSLATGHYFDLFECSAKDATPITLYPWFGNECQRWRIEPTSDGYHRIVSKSTGNVLTLPTDDKTPRAVMQSFAWNNKDGQKWVFQKLP, translated from the coding sequence ATGAATCTCTTAACTCATTCCAAGTACGGTCGGATTCGACTGCGCTTATCTTTAACTTTAGTCTTCCTCATTGGATTCTTCGCCTGCAAGCAAGCGAATACCGCCGTTTTGCAAGGCGAACATCAATGGATTCACGACCCTTCGCAGATCGTCAAATGCAACGGCAAGTATTTCGTTTACTACACCGGCGACAACCTTCCCATGCGTTACTCCACGGATTTAACGACGTGGAAAACCGGTAAATCGGTCTTCGACAAAGTCCCCGATTGGGTTCGTCAGTCGGTGCCTCTTGCCAAGTCGGATTTCGTGTGGGCGCCCGACATTATCTTTCTGAATAACCGGTACTACCTTTACTATTCGTTTTCGACCTTTGGCAGCAAGGTTTCTCTTATTGGTTTAGTGACAAATCCGACGCTCGATCCTGAAAGTCCGAACTACAAATGGAAAGATGAAGGTTTAGTTTATTCCTCCAACAAGGATACGCCGTATAATGCCATCGACCCGGCCTTAACCTTCGATGATCGTGGCGATTTATGGATGTCATTTGGATCATGGAGTCGCGAGGGGCTTCACCTTGTGAAGCTGGATAAGACCAGCGGCAAACCTTCAGGGCCGCTTCAGCTCATTTCCGCGCCCAACCGCGAAGGGCCGGAAGCGCCTTACATTTATTCCCGCAACGGCTACTACTATCTCTTCTTCAACGATGGCTTCTGCTGCCGCGGCATGAATAGCACTTACCGTATCATCATAGGACGGGCGAAAAGCATCACCGGGCCATATTTAGACAAGGCAGGAAAGGAACTCGCCAAAGGCGGCGGCACGTTGTTCCTCGGTTCGGACGGCGTTGAAATCGGGCCAGGGCACATCGGCATTTTGAGCGAAATGGGTGTCGACCGCTTTTCGTTTCACTATTACGACTCGCGCTCGAACGGCGTCCCGACGCTGGGATTACAAACGTTGACGTGGGACGCCAATGGCTGGCCTTCGCCCGCCAAAGATTTGGAGCCAGGCCGTTACGCGATTATATCGAAAGCCAGTGGCCTCGCTCTGGGTGTGCGCGACTTGAGTTCCAAAGAAGGCACGCCGGTAGACCAATTTGCTTTAAATTTCAGCGCGTTTCAAAGCTGGAATGTCAGCCTGGTTGGCGATGGCTATTTTAGCATCGGCTCGCTAGCGACCGGCCACTACTTCGACCTGTTCGAGTGCAGCGCCAAAGATGCCACGCCGATTACGCTTTATCCGTGGTTCGGCAACGAGTGCCAACGCTGGCGCATCGAACCGACAAGCGACGGCTATCACCGAATCGTTTCGAAGAGCACCGGCAATGTTCTGACTTTGCCCACTGATGACAAGACACCACGCGCCGTCATGCAATCGTTCGCGTGGAATAATAAAGACGGGCAAAAATGGGTTTTCCAGAAACTGCCCTAA
- a CDS encoding DUF1559 domain-containing protein, which translates to MEKSMFLPLNSVRANGFKKGFTLIELLVVIAIIAILAAILFPVFARARENARRSSCQSNLKQIGIGIAQYTQDYDEMLVPTAIATPYATWPTLVQPYLKSAQVFSCPSNSSTLDMFGSVGVRNHYIANGQWNGTLAIPAGLQYARPMDLTSHVSPYPQTGRKLSELAQPARTVMVSEYNGSRRDGNIYSTSTAGGLAPQNHLGTTNYLFCDGHVKSMKPTATAVYSAGPPVVYYNMYSMDPVAEGSSNGSGEGTLRTALAGVEAGMQ; encoded by the coding sequence ATGGAGAAAAGTATGTTTTTACCTCTCAATTCAGTTCGTGCAAATGGCTTTAAAAAAGGGTTTACCCTCATCGAACTTCTTGTGGTAATCGCCATTATTGCAATTCTTGCGGCGATCCTATTCCCGGTATTTGCCCGTGCGCGTGAAAATGCTCGCCGTTCAAGCTGCCAGAGCAATCTCAAGCAAATCGGCATCGGTATCGCGCAATACACGCAGGATTATGATGAAATGCTGGTTCCGACAGCTATTGCGACGCCTTACGCGACGTGGCCGACCCTGGTTCAGCCGTATCTTAAAAGCGCCCAAGTATTTTCTTGCCCCTCGAATTCAAGCACTCTCGATATGTTCGGTTCTGTAGGTGTGCGAAATCACTATATTGCTAACGGCCAGTGGAATGGTACATTAGCAATACCAGCAGGCTTGCAGTATGCGCGCCCGATGGATCTCACGAGTCATGTTTCTCCTTATCCACAGACCGGTCGTAAGCTCTCCGAGTTAGCGCAGCCTGCGCGAACCGTCATGGTATCTGAATATAACGGTTCGCGACGCGACGGCAATATTTATAGTACATCCACAGCGGGTGGTTTGGCACCACAGAATCATCTCGGTACTACGAATTATCTGTTCTGCGACGGTCATGTGAAATCCATGAAGCCTACAGCGACGGCTGTGTACAGTGCAGGGCCTCCCGTGGTTTATTACAACATGTACTCTATGGATCCCGTAGCCGAGGGTAGCAGCAACGGCAGCGGTGAAGGCACGCTGAGGACGGCTTTGGCAGGTGTGGAAGCTGGAATGCAATAA
- a CDS encoding beta-galactosidase: MHKFPPIDSRFPHMLHGGDYNPEQWIATPEVWDEDFRLLREANCNTVSVGIFGWAALEPQEGQFEFGWLDQIFEKANQNGVRIILATPTGARPAWMAEKYPEVLRVSRDRRRQMWGARHNHCFTSPVYREKSQIIGRKLAERYGNNPALSLWHVNNEVSGECHCDLCQNAFRNWLRQRYDNDLDKLNQAWWSAFWSHQIPNWDVIESPSPIGETKVHGLNLDWRRFVTDQTIDFFHAESAPLRELTPNIPRTTNYIGGYAGLDYYKLARELDVVSWDSYPDYHDRPESWRAAVLVSFLHSQRRAMLRKPFLLMECSPGVQNYKPVCKLKRPGLHITECLQSVAHGADSVLYFQWRKSRGSVEKFHGAVVDHYATSENRVFKEVSQLGEILSRLDSVVGTVHQPEVAVIYDYENRWAIDDAAGPRNEKKDYLDTCVAHFQPFWQNGVSVDIIDEVTDFSPYKLLVAPMLYLMRPGVAERIENFVEQGGTFVTTYLSGLVDESDLCFQNGFPGPLRKLLGIWAEEIDVLYDDESVQIAITSDNSVGLSGSYQASTFCDLLHAEGAQVLATYQSEFYAGRPALTVNTFGKGKAFYIASRNEECFDADFYGSLIQQLGLRQALNQTLPQGISADVRTDGTTEWVFLLSFRRESCQIDLGDTPFYDLVSEREVSGLTELPSYASMVLQVNRTYKPD; this comes from the coding sequence ATGCACAAATTTCCTCCGATTGACAGCCGCTTTCCGCACATGCTCCATGGTGGCGACTATAACCCCGAACAATGGATAGCTACACCCGAAGTCTGGGACGAAGATTTTCGACTGTTGCGCGAAGCGAATTGCAATACCGTTTCCGTTGGCATCTTCGGTTGGGCTGCGCTCGAACCTCAAGAAGGCCAATTCGAATTCGGTTGGCTCGACCAGATTTTTGAGAAAGCAAATCAGAATGGTGTCCGCATTATTCTCGCGACACCAACTGGCGCTCGTCCCGCGTGGATGGCTGAAAAGTACCCCGAAGTGTTGCGCGTGAGCCGCGACCGTCGCCGCCAGATGTGGGGAGCGCGCCACAACCATTGCTTTACGTCTCCGGTGTACCGCGAGAAATCGCAAATCATCGGGAGGAAACTGGCCGAGCGTTACGGGAATAATCCTGCGTTAAGCCTGTGGCACGTTAATAACGAAGTGTCGGGCGAGTGCCACTGCGACCTCTGCCAGAACGCCTTTCGCAACTGGTTGAGACAACGCTACGACAACGACTTGGACAAGCTAAATCAGGCATGGTGGTCGGCGTTCTGGAGCCACCAGATTCCTAATTGGGACGTAATCGAATCGCCGTCTCCAATTGGCGAAACCAAAGTGCATGGCTTGAATCTCGATTGGCGTCGTTTCGTAACCGACCAGACCATAGATTTTTTCCACGCGGAATCAGCACCTCTACGTGAACTGACGCCGAATATCCCGCGTACAACGAACTATATTGGTGGCTATGCCGGTTTGGATTACTATAAGCTGGCGCGCGAACTGGATGTGGTTTCATGGGATTCGTACCCTGACTACCACGACCGTCCCGAATCGTGGCGAGCAGCGGTTCTTGTTTCGTTTCTGCACAGCCAGCGGCGCGCAATGCTGCGCAAACCGTTCCTTTTGATGGAATGTTCGCCTGGAGTGCAAAACTACAAGCCAGTGTGCAAGCTGAAGCGTCCTGGTTTGCACATTACGGAATGCCTGCAAAGCGTGGCTCATGGTGCCGATTCGGTACTTTACTTTCAGTGGCGAAAAAGTCGGGGTAGCGTCGAGAAGTTTCATGGGGCGGTAGTCGATCATTATGCGACCTCAGAAAATCGCGTATTCAAGGAAGTTTCTCAGCTTGGAGAAATTCTTTCGCGGTTAGATTCTGTTGTCGGCACAGTTCACCAGCCGGAAGTTGCCGTTATCTATGACTACGAAAACCGCTGGGCGATTGACGATGCCGCAGGCCCGCGCAATGAAAAGAAAGATTATCTGGATACCTGCGTCGCGCACTTCCAGCCATTCTGGCAAAATGGCGTTAGCGTTGATATCATCGATGAAGTTACCGACTTCTCACCCTATAAGCTCCTTGTTGCGCCGATGCTTTATCTGATGCGGCCCGGTGTTGCCGAACGAATCGAGAATTTCGTCGAGCAGGGCGGTACCTTCGTTACAACCTATCTTTCGGGGTTAGTGGATGAAAGCGACCTTTGTTTCCAAAATGGGTTTCCCGGCCCGCTGCGCAAGCTGCTGGGAATATGGGCCGAAGAAATCGATGTGCTCTACGACGATGAAAGTGTTCAAATTGCCATAACGTCAGACAACAGTGTGGGGTTAAGCGGCTCTTATCAGGCAAGCACATTCTGCGACTTGCTCCATGCCGAAGGCGCACAGGTTCTGGCAACCTACCAATCGGAATTTTATGCGGGGCGTCCAGCCTTGACCGTCAATACCTTCGGCAAAGGCAAAGCGTTCTATATTGCGTCGCGCAACGAGGAGTGTTTTGACGCCGACTTTTACGGTTCCCTTATTCAGCAACTTGGTTTGCGGCAAGCTTTAAACCAAACCTTGCCACAGGGCATCTCGGCGGATGTTCGAACCGATGGCACAACTGAATGGGTTTTTCTACTTTCCTTCCGCCGTGAATCGTGCCAAATAGACCTTGGCGACACGCCCTTTTACGATTTGGTCTCAGAGCGTGAGGTTAGCGGTTTAACCGAATTGCCCAGCTACGCATCGATGGTTCTTCAAGTTAATCGCACCTACAAACCGGACTAA
- a CDS encoding GntR family transcriptional regulator, producing MYRDEKRIEVEKIVSLHAGRRLPAERVLAEKIGVSRPRLRAILGQLETEGHVQRRHGSGTYALASQGELRSAMLLLDSALKLGDDPFISRLLEQLQGVLQGAGLQCFIQRTGGIATPPQADGVIAIGVAAHAALENPALIETPAIALLADVSAQPGKKSSLLELEDDEAGASAARKLVQSGIKTVTFFGRPSLPAVRERLGGIKRELAKASVNLDVVSCGMNYNAGYEQGRSFRVSRQKQHGIIAANDWLAVGLQAGLQSQGPKNEKSVPLVSFDGLPIAQRLENSIASLAVPLETMSIDALAELQRLNQPKATGRTIRYALTWL from the coding sequence ATGTATCGAGACGAAAAAAGAATTGAGGTCGAAAAAATTGTTTCTCTACACGCTGGACGGCGCTTGCCAGCCGAGCGCGTTCTTGCGGAAAAGATTGGCGTGAGTCGTCCGCGATTGCGCGCCATTCTCGGCCAGCTTGAAACCGAGGGGCATGTTCAGCGACGTCATGGTAGCGGGACGTATGCACTGGCGTCACAAGGTGAGCTTCGCTCGGCGATGCTCCTGCTCGATTCGGCGTTGAAACTTGGCGACGACCCCTTTATTTCGCGACTCCTCGAACAATTGCAGGGTGTCTTGCAGGGGGCGGGGCTGCAGTGTTTTATTCAGCGCACAGGCGGTATAGCGACACCACCACAAGCCGACGGCGTCATCGCAATTGGTGTTGCCGCTCACGCAGCGCTGGAAAACCCTGCCTTGATTGAAACTCCGGCCATCGCGCTTTTAGCTGATGTCTCGGCGCAGCCCGGAAAGAAGTCAAGTTTGTTGGAACTCGAAGATGACGAAGCGGGTGCCTCTGCCGCGCGAAAATTGGTTCAAAGTGGTATTAAAACTGTAACTTTTTTTGGACGTCCTTCGCTTCCTGCGGTGCGCGAGCGACTGGGTGGAATCAAGCGTGAACTGGCAAAGGCTAGTGTAAATTTAGACGTTGTTTCCTGCGGCATGAATTACAACGCGGGCTATGAGCAAGGCCGCAGTTTTCGTGTATCACGGCAAAAGCAGCACGGCATTATCGCAGCTAACGATTGGCTTGCTGTTGGCCTGCAAGCAGGCTTGCAGAGTCAGGGGCCGAAGAACGAGAAATCGGTTCCGCTTGTTTCTTTTGATGGTTTGCCCATCGCGCAACGATTGGAAAACTCGATTGCTTCACTTGCTGTCCCACTCGAAACGATGTCGATTGATGCCCTTGCCGAACTACAGCGATTGAATCAGCCTAAGGCCACCGGGCGCACTATTCGTTATGCGCTCACTTGGTTGTAG